The Ensifer adhaerens genome contains a region encoding:
- a CDS encoding MFS transporter, whose translation MTDATTSLSPKDNASKHAAVNSPARVLFASLVGTTIEFFDFYVYATAAVLVFPHLFFPGSDPTSAMLQSFATFSIAFFARPFGAVIFGHFGDKVGRKATLVAALMTMGISTVVIGLLPTYATIGVAAPLLLALCRFGQGLGLGGEWGGAVLLATENAPEGKRSWYAMFPQLGAPIGFILSAGTFLILGEVMSNEAFLAWGWRVPFIASILLVAVGLYVRLKITETPEFQKAVDKHERVQVPIAEIFRFHKRSLVLGTFVALATFVLFYLMTVFSLSWGTAKLGYSREQFLVVQMTGVVFFGLMIPVAGILSDRYGRRMILIITTIGIGVFGLFMAPLLAGGLGGAFLFSIIGLGLMGLTYGPIGAALAAPFPTSVRYTGASMTFNLAGIFGASLAPYIATWLATNYSLDYVGYYLLAAAAITLLCLVLSTEDEVSA comes from the coding sequence ATGACAGACGCGACAACCTCCCTGTCGCCGAAGGACAATGCGTCAAAGCACGCGGCAGTGAACTCCCCTGCCCGGGTGCTGTTCGCAAGCCTCGTCGGCACGACCATCGAATTCTTCGACTTCTACGTTTACGCCACCGCCGCCGTTTTGGTGTTCCCGCACCTGTTCTTCCCGGGCTCGGACCCGACCTCGGCAATGCTGCAATCCTTCGCGACCTTCTCGATCGCTTTTTTCGCCCGCCCCTTCGGCGCCGTGATCTTCGGCCACTTCGGCGACAAGGTCGGCCGCAAGGCGACGCTGGTGGCGGCGCTGATGACCATGGGCATCTCCACGGTCGTCATCGGCCTTCTGCCGACCTATGCCACGATCGGCGTCGCAGCTCCGCTGCTGCTCGCGCTTTGCCGTTTCGGCCAGGGTCTCGGCCTTGGCGGCGAATGGGGCGGCGCAGTGCTGCTTGCCACCGAGAATGCGCCTGAGGGCAAGCGCAGCTGGTACGCCATGTTCCCGCAGCTCGGCGCGCCGATCGGCTTCATCCTGTCGGCCGGCACCTTCCTGATCCTCGGCGAAGTGATGAGCAACGAAGCCTTCCTCGCCTGGGGCTGGCGCGTGCCGTTCATCGCCAGCATCCTGCTCGTCGCCGTCGGCCTTTATGTCCGCCTGAAGATCACCGAAACGCCAGAGTTCCAGAAGGCCGTCGACAAGCACGAGCGCGTGCAGGTGCCGATCGCCGAGATCTTCCGTTTCCACAAGCGCAGCCTGGTGCTCGGCACTTTCGTGGCGCTTGCGACCTTCGTGCTGTTCTACCTGATGACCGTCTTCTCGCTCTCCTGGGGCACGGCGAAGCTCGGCTATTCGCGTGAGCAGTTCCTGGTCGTGCAGATGACCGGCGTCGTCTTCTTCGGCCTGATGATCCCGGTTGCCGGTATCCTCTCGGACCGCTACGGCCGTCGCATGATCTTGATCATCACCACCATCGGCATCGGCGTCTTCGGCCTGTTCATGGCCCCGCTTCTTGCCGGCGGCCTTGGCGGCGCCTTCCTGTTCTCGATCATCGGCCTCGGCCTCATGGGCCTCACCTACGGCCCGATCGGCGCAGCGCTGGCAGCCCCCTTCCCGACCTCGGTGCGCTACACCGGCGCGTCCATGACCTTCAACCTCGCCGGCATCTTCGGCGCGTCGCTGGCGCCGTACATCGCCACCTGGCTCGCCACCAACTACAGCCTCGATTACGTCGGCTACTACCTGCTGGCCGCCGCCGCCATCACGCTTCTGTGCCTGGTGCTGTCGACGGAAGACGAGGTTTCGGCCTGA
- a CDS encoding D-alanine--D-alanine ligase has product MNGKHVAVLMGGFSSERPVSLSSGAACADALEAAGYRVTRIDVDRNVAETLAALRPDVAFNALHGPFGEDGTIQGILEYLEIPYTHSGVLASALAMDKAQAKHVAAASGIPVADAQVMDRHAFGPKHPMKPPYVVKPVSEGSSFGVVIVKEDQSHPPQVVTSSEWRYGDRIMVERYVAGRELTCGVMGDKALGVTEIIPQGHAFYDYDSKYVKGGSRHVIPAQISPNIYQKIQTLALKAHQAIGCRGVSRSDFRFDDSSSAEGELIWLEINTQPGMTPTSLVPEMAAHAGYSFGEFLSWMVEDASCLR; this is encoded by the coding sequence ATGAACGGCAAGCATGTGGCTGTCCTGATGGGCGGATTTTCTTCGGAGCGACCGGTTAGCCTGTCGTCCGGGGCTGCCTGTGCGGATGCCCTGGAGGCTGCCGGCTATCGCGTCACCCGGATCGACGTCGATCGCAATGTCGCAGAGACGCTGGCCGCGCTGCGACCCGACGTTGCCTTCAACGCCCTTCATGGACCGTTCGGCGAGGACGGCACGATCCAGGGCATCCTCGAATATCTTGAGATCCCCTACACCCATTCCGGCGTACTGGCCTCGGCGCTCGCCATGGACAAGGCGCAGGCCAAGCACGTTGCGGCTGCTTCGGGCATTCCAGTTGCCGATGCGCAGGTCATGGATCGCCATGCCTTTGGTCCGAAGCACCCGATGAAGCCGCCATACGTGGTCAAGCCGGTTTCCGAAGGCTCCAGCTTCGGTGTCGTCATCGTCAAGGAAGATCAGTCGCATCCGCCGCAGGTGGTGACATCGAGCGAATGGCGTTACGGCGACCGAATCATGGTCGAGCGTTATGTCGCCGGCCGAGAACTGACCTGTGGTGTCATGGGCGACAAGGCGCTCGGCGTCACCGAAATCATCCCGCAGGGCCATGCCTTCTACGATTATGATTCCAAATATGTAAAAGGTGGTTCGCGTCACGTCATTCCGGCACAGATTTCACCAAATATTTACCAAAAAATACAAACACTCGCTCTGAAGGCGCATCAGGCAATCGGTTGCCGGGGCGTCAGCCGATCCGACTTTCGTTTCGATGACAGTTCCTCCGCCGAGGGCGAGCTGATCTGGCTGGAGATCAACACCCAGCCCGGCATGACACCGACCTCCCTGGTGCCCGAGATGGCCGCGCATGCCGGCTACAGCTTCGGTGAGTTTTTGAGTTGGATGGTGGAGGACGCGTCGTGTTTGCGTTGA
- the aqpZ gene encoding aquaporin Z, which produces MFKRLSAEFLGTFWLVFGGCGSAVLAAALPEVGIGYLGVSFAFGLTVLTMAYAVGGISGGHFNPAVSVGLLVAGKFPAHKLVGYVIAQVLGAIAAAAVIYLIASGKGDFQLGGFAANGYGAHSPGGYSLTAALVAEVVLTAFFLFIILGSTHGRVPAGFAPIAIGLALTLIHLVSIPVTNTSVNPARSTGQALFVGDWAVAQLWLFWVAPIVGAAIAGIVWKIVGDDD; this is translated from the coding sequence ATGTTCAAAAGGCTTTCTGCGGAATTTCTCGGTACATTCTGGCTCGTTTTCGGCGGTTGCGGCAGCGCCGTGCTGGCGGCTGCCCTTCCTGAGGTCGGTATTGGTTATCTCGGCGTCTCCTTTGCTTTTGGCCTGACGGTGCTGACCATGGCCTATGCGGTCGGCGGCATTTCCGGCGGGCATTTCAATCCGGCCGTCTCGGTGGGGTTGCTGGTTGCCGGCAAGTTCCCGGCGCACAAACTTGTCGGCTATGTCATCGCCCAGGTGCTGGGTGCCATCGCCGCGGCGGCGGTTATCTATCTGATCGCCAGCGGCAAGGGGGATTTCCAGCTCGGTGGCTTCGCTGCCAACGGTTACGGCGCGCATTCGCCGGGCGGCTACTCGCTGACGGCGGCGCTGGTTGCCGAGGTGGTGCTAACCGCCTTCTTCCTGTTCATCATTCTCGGCTCCACCCATGGCCGAGTGCCCGCGGGCTTTGCGCCGATCGCCATCGGCCTGGCGCTGACACTGATCCATCTGGTCTCGATCCCGGTGACGAACACGTCGGTCAATCCGGCCCGCTCGACGGGGCAGGCGCTCTTCGTCGGCGATTGGGCGGTCGCGCAATTGTGGCTGTTCTGGGTGGCGCCGATCGTCGGCGCGGCGATCGCCGGCATCGTCTGGAAGATTGTCGGTGATGACGACTGA